In the genome of Streptomyces sp. SAI-127, the window ACGTCGTACGAGACCGGACGGCGCTACCGCGTCTCGGTGCTCTCCGGCACGGTGGCCGACGTGTTCGGCAGCCAGGCCCTGGGCAGCGCCGACCGCGGTGTCACCGTCGCCGACGCGGACGGCGGATGGGAGATCGCGGTCGAGGAACTCGACACCGCCCGCCCTCCCTACGTGTCGACGGCGGCCTTCGGCAAGGTCGTCGAGGCCGCGCGGAACTCCTTCGCGGACTTCGTCGACACCGTGGCCCCCTGGCGCTCGGCCGCCACCCCGGCCGCCGAACTCGCCGCCTACGTCCTGTGGTCGGCGACCGTACGCCCGGCCGGTCTGGTCACCCGGCCCGGCGTCCTGATGTCCAAGCACTGGATGGACAAGGTGTGGAGCTGGGACCACTGCTTCAACGCCCTTGCCCTGGCCCCTGGTTGCCCCGAGCTGGCCCGGGACCAGTTCCAGCTGCCCTTCGACCACCAGGACGAGACCGGGGCGCTGCCCGACTCGGTCACCCACTCCGAGGTGCTCCACAACTTCGTCAAACCGCCCATCCACGGCTGGGCGTTCGGCCACCTGCGACGCCGGCTGCCGACGCCCCCCGACCGCGCGGAACTGTCCGCCACGTACGACAGGCTGGAACGCTGGACGGAATTCTGGCTCACCGCCCGCCGTGCCCCCGGCGCGGACCTGCCGCACTACCAGCACGGCAACGACAGCGGCTGGGACAACGCCACCACCTTCGATCCCGAGCGCGTGGTCGTCACCGCGGACCTCGCCGCCTTCCTCACCCTCCAACTGCGTGAACTCGCCGACCTGGCAGCGCATTTGGAGAGACCGGAAGACGCCCGGGGGTGGACGCGGGCCGCCGAGGAGACGCAGCAGGCGATGCTCGACCAGCTCTGGACGGGCGACCGGTTCGTCGCCCGGAGCGTCGACAGCGGCGACACCTGGGGCACCTCCAGCCTGCTCGACCTGATGCCCATCGTGCTGGGCGAGCATCTGCCGCCCGAGATCGGCGATGTGCTGGCCGCCCGTATCGAGGCGCATCTGACCCCGTACGGCCTGGCCACCGAGCTGCCGGCCTCGCCGCACTACCTCGCCGACGGCTACTGGCGCGGCCCCATCTGGGCCCCCGCCACGATCCTCGTCGAGGACGGCCTGCGGCGCGGCGGGCACCACCGGCTGGCGGACGAGATCAGCGCCCGCTTCCGCGTTCTGTGCGAGGAGCACGGCTTCGCCGAGAACTTCGACGCCCTGACCGGCACGGGCCTGCGCGACCGCGCCTACACGTGGACGGCCGCCGCCTACCTCCTCCTCGCCGAAGCCCACGCACAGCGAGAGGGCCGGTGAGACCGGTCAGGCCAGGGTGATTTCGACCGGCAGCTTCTTGATGCCGTTGACGAAGGAACGGACGCGCGGGAGCGGGGCACGCTGCTGGAGCGGGCCACCGGCGCCCAGAAGGCGGACGTGTCCTGCTACCGCCACCAGCGAGTGGAGCGCCTCGGCGCCGGGCTCGCGGTCACCGCGCGGGCCGCCGACGGCACGGTGGAGGGACTCGAACTCCCGGGCCCGCCCGGATGGTTCACCGCCGTCCAGTGGCACCCCGAGGACACCGCGCACGAAGACCCCGCCCAGCAGGGCCTGTTCGACGCCCTGGTGCGCACCGCGCGACGGCGGCTGACGCGGGCCTGAGGGGCATCGCCCCCGGGACCGGACTGGTGAAGTGCTGGTGAAAACCCGGTGGAAGCGCTGTCAGTGGTGCCGCTTATGCTGCACCGGACGATCACGCGGGACCAGGGGAGGGCGCGGCATG includes:
- a CDS encoding trehalase family glycosidase; the encoded protein is MTADRSGPAFSVHDIPFSTYGSWFGISPVVAEKTYAEDLHLVSHQNGMHAVLSLVPLDPVTGERAGTRVEATPGLLSWTGADGRIDLAYESPDTVRLRGAGAPLRISAAARTLTPFSGTYFYREPAAEAYVFTSYETGRRYRVSVLSGTVADVFGSQALGSADRGVTVADADGGWEIAVEELDTARPPYVSTAAFGKVVEAARNSFADFVDTVAPWRSAATPAAELAAYVLWSATVRPAGLVTRPGVLMSKHWMDKVWSWDHCFNALALAPGCPELARDQFQLPFDHQDETGALPDSVTHSEVLHNFVKPPIHGWAFGHLRRRLPTPPDRAELSATYDRLERWTEFWLTARRAPGADLPHYQHGNDSGWDNATTFDPERVVVTADLAAFLTLQLRELADLAAHLERPEDARGWTRAAEETQQAMLDQLWTGDRFVARSVDSGDTWGTSSLLDLMPIVLGEHLPPEIGDVLAARIEAHLTPYGLATELPASPHYLADGYWRGPIWAPATILVEDGLRRGGHHRLADEISARFRVLCEEHGFAENFDALTGTGLRDRAYTWTAAAYLLLAEAHAQREGR